TCCCGGCTCGGCCACCGGCGCGGTCGCGGTCGCGAGCCCGCCCTCGGTACCGGTCCCCGCTCCGGTATCGGTCTCGGTCGTCGCATTCCTGGAGGAGCGCTTGGGCGCCGCGCGGCGGCCACCGCGATGCTGCCGCGCTCGTCTCTCGTCCGCTCGTCCCATGGGTCGCTTCGCTCCGCTTCCTTCTTCACACAGGTTCGTGGCACAGGTCAGCTCAGAAAACTAACACCGGCGGATAAGACGACGAGCTTTCGATCCCCTCTTTTCCGGACGTGACAATCAGCACCTGCCTCACAGGTACCGACTGCTGGGGGCTGCGGAAGGTTGCCGAACCTACTAAAGTGATATCACTTAGCTAGAATCCTGCTAAGCTCCGGCAACGACAGCCACGAAACGGGGGAACCAGCCATGACCACGCACGACTCCACTCCGCCCACCGATCCCGACGTCGATCTGCCCGACATGCCCGACCCACAGGTCCGGGAGTTCGCGGCCCACAGCATCGGGGGCGGACTCGCCCTCCTCCTCGGGCTGACCGGACTCCTGGCGGCCGTCTTCCTGTTCGCCGCCGGTTCGGTGAACCCGGGATTCCCCGCGGGAGGTGTCGTCGTACTCGTCGCGGCTCTCATCTCGCTGCGCGGGCTCAACACGGTGGCGCCGGGTGAGGCCCGGGTGGTCCAGCTCTTCGGGCGGTACCGGGGAACGATCCGGCAGGACGGGCTGCGCTGGGTCAACCCGTTCACCTCCCGCACGAAGATCTCCACCCGGGTCCGCAACCACGAAACGGCCGTCCTCAAGGTCAACGACGCCTACGGCAATCCGATCGAGCTCGCCTCGGTCGTGGTCTGGAAGGTCAAGGACACCGCACAGGCGACGTTCGAGGTGGACAACTACATCGAGTTCGTCGCCACTCAGACCGAGGCGGCCGTCCGGCACATCGCCATCGAGTATCCGTACGACGCCCACGAGGAGGACGGGCTCTCGCTGCGCGGCAACGCCGAGGAGATCACCGAGAAGCTGGCCGTCGAGCTGCACGCGCGCGTGGCGGCGGCCGGTGTCCACATCATCGAGTCCCGCTTCACCCACCTCGCGTACGCTCCCGAGATCGCCTCGGCGATGCTCCAGCGGCAGCAGGCGGGGGCGGTCGTCGCGGCGCGACGGCTGATCGTCGACGGCGCGGTGGGGATGGTCGAGGCCGCGCTCGCCCGCATCGCCGAGCAGGACATCGTGGAGCTGGACTCCGAACGGAAGGCGGCGATGGTGTCGAACCTGCTGGTGGTGCTGTGCGGCGACCGCGCGGCGCAGCCGGTCGTGAACACGGGGTCCCTGTACCAGTGAGCGCCCCTTCCGGGGGTCCGGCCGCCGAGAACCCCGAACGTCCCGAGCGTCCCGCGCGTCGGCCGCAGCAGCAGCGCAAGCAGGTGCTGCTGCGGCTGGACCCCGCCGTGTACGAGGCACTGGCGAGGTGGGCCGGCGACGAGCTGCGCTCGGCCAACGCACAGATCGAGTTCCTGTTGCGGCGGGCGCTGGCGGAGGCGGGGAGGCTGCCGGGGGAAGCGGGGCCGATCCCG
The DNA window shown above is from Streptomyces sp. NBC_01451 and carries:
- a CDS encoding SPFH domain-containing protein, with translation MTTHDSTPPTDPDVDLPDMPDPQVREFAAHSIGGGLALLLGLTGLLAAVFLFAAGSVNPGFPAGGVVVLVAALISLRGLNTVAPGEARVVQLFGRYRGTIRQDGLRWVNPFTSRTKISTRVRNHETAVLKVNDAYGNPIELASVVVWKVKDTAQATFEVDNYIEFVATQTEAAVRHIAIEYPYDAHEEDGLSLRGNAEEITEKLAVELHARVAAAGVHIIESRFTHLAYAPEIASAMLQRQQAGAVVAARRLIVDGAVGMVEAALARIAEQDIVELDSERKAAMVSNLLVVLCGDRAAQPVVNTGSLYQ